A part of Sulfurifustis variabilis genomic DNA contains:
- a CDS encoding acetoin utilization protein AcuC: MRQVNVYYGPALARYGFGEGHPFGPDRLDAFWAETVRLGLDRRVTVAEPAACEEQELLAFHTREHVERVRTQSRTGTGYLDYGDTPAFPGVYEAACYVVGSTLDAGRRAVSGEAPRAFVPIGGLHHARRDGAAGFCVFNDAGVLIEVLRRDHGIRRIAYVDIDAHHGDGVYYGFESDPDICIADTHEDGRFLYPGTGGAEETGTGAARGTKLNVPLPPGADDAAFLRAWPGLEDFVRASRPEIVLLQAGADSIDGDPITHMRLTPRAHAHAAERLCRLAEDCCDGRLVAMGGGGYNRANLAAAWNAVVQAMLA; this comes from the coding sequence ATGCGGCAGGTAAACGTCTACTACGGGCCGGCGCTGGCGCGCTACGGTTTCGGCGAAGGCCACCCCTTCGGCCCCGATCGCCTGGACGCCTTCTGGGCGGAAACGGTCAGGCTAGGCCTCGATCGGCGCGTGACGGTCGCCGAACCCGCCGCTTGCGAGGAACAGGAGCTCCTGGCCTTCCACACTCGCGAGCACGTGGAGCGGGTCCGGACGCAGTCGCGGACGGGCACCGGCTATCTCGATTACGGCGACACGCCGGCATTCCCGGGCGTCTACGAGGCCGCCTGCTACGTCGTCGGTTCGACGCTCGACGCCGGCCGGCGCGCCGTCTCGGGGGAAGCACCGCGCGCGTTCGTGCCGATCGGCGGCCTGCATCACGCGCGCCGGGACGGCGCCGCCGGTTTCTGCGTGTTCAACGATGCCGGGGTGCTGATCGAGGTCCTTCGGCGGGACCACGGCATCCGGCGCATCGCCTATGTCGACATCGATGCACACCATGGCGACGGCGTGTATTACGGTTTCGAATCCGATCCGGACATCTGCATAGCGGACACCCACGAGGACGGCCGTTTCCTCTACCCGGGGACCGGCGGAGCCGAAGAGACGGGAACGGGCGCGGCTCGCGGCACCAAGCTGAACGTCCCGCTGCCACCGGGCGCGGACGACGCGGCGTTCCTGCGCGCGTGGCCCGGACTGGAAGACTTCGTTCGCGCCAGCCGCCCGGAGATCGTCCTGCTCCAGGCGGGCGCAGACAGCATCGACGGCGATCCGATCACCCACATGCGGCTGACTCCGCGCGCGCACGCGCACGCCGCCGAGCGTCTGTGCCGGCTCGCGGAGGATTGCTGCGACGGGCGCCTGGTCGCCATGGGCGGCGGCGGCTACAACCGGGCCAATCTCGCCGCGGCGTGGAACGCCGTGGTCCAGGCCATGCTCGCCTGA
- a CDS encoding DUF2782 domain-containing protein — protein MNTKTSAVVLAVLLLGGLAAAPPLPGAERPAPPPAAVPEPPPPPEQYDPPDLPGAEVDELEPEVTITTRGTEIHEEYRLNGQLYMVKVTPAKGRPYYLIYDEVGRARRSDLEPDIMVPNWVIKRF, from the coding sequence ATGAACACCAAGACGTCTGCCGTCGTCCTCGCCGTGTTGCTGCTCGGCGGCCTCGCCGCAGCCCCGCCCCTCCCCGGCGCCGAACGCCCGGCACCTCCGCCGGCCGCGGTGCCCGAGCCCCCGCCACCGCCCGAGCAGTACGACCCGCCCGATCTTCCGGGCGCCGAAGTCGACGAGCTCGAGCCGGAGGTCACCATTACCACCCGTGGCACGGAGATTCACGAAGAGTACCGGCTGAACGGCCAGCTCTACATGGTGAAAGTGACGCCCGCCAAGGGCCGGCCGTATTACCTGATATACGACGAGGTCGGACGAGCCCGGCGCAGCGATCTCGAGCCGGACATCATGGTCCCGAACTGGGTCATCAAACGGTTCTGA
- the polA gene encoding DNA polymerase I: protein MPRKKPQSDGAPAPARKPEPADTPRRADGANTLVLVDGSSYLYRAFHAMPSLTNSRGEATGAVYGVTNMLRKLLADYDPAYVAVVFDAKGRTFRDDVYPEYKANRPPMPDALSAQIEPIHEIVRALGFPLLQIDNVEADDVIGTLARLAASQGMSTLVSTGDKDMTQLVDGHVTLVNTMTGTVYDRAKVIEKFGVPPERIIDFLALVGDSVDNIPGVPGVGPKTAARWLAEHGSLEAVIAGAAGIPGKVGDSLRAALPVLPLARELATIKCDVPLALGPRDLKRLPPDTARLRELYSRLEFRTWLAELGGVNPPASTTVPGERASYETVLDQAALERWLERLAGAELFALGTEATSPDAPRAELVGIAFTVRAGEGAYVPLAHAYPGAPEQLDRDAVLARLKPLLEDERRSKVGHNLKYATTVLANCGIALRGVAYDTMLESYVLDSTASRHDMESLALKYLGYKTVKYEDVAGKGKAQINFREVAIEQAAAYAGEDADLTLRLHACLWPRLEQNRALVTLFRELELPLVAVLSRMERNGVRIDVEMLRRQSGELAHRMLEIEREAHSAAGQPFNLDSPKQIQEILFRKLALPVLRKTPTGQPSTGEDVLAELALDYPLPRLILEYRSLAKLKSTYTDKLPEMINPATGRVHTCYHQAVAATGRLSSSDPNLQNIPVRTAEGRRIRQAFVPEPGYRIVSADYSQIELRIMAHLSGDPGLIQAFAAGQDIHRATAAEVFGLPPDQVPDEMRRAAKAINFGLIYGMSAFGLSRQLKIDRAAAQQYVDLYFARYPGVKAFMDRTREQARTRGYVETLFGRRLHLPDINAPNVSRRQGAERAAINAPMQGTAADLIKRAMLAVDRWITESRAPVRMIMQVHDELVFEVAEGFVETAIERVRDAMATVATLEVPLVVDVGVGANWDEAH, encoded by the coding sequence ATGCCACGGAAAAAACCTCAATCTGACGGCGCACCGGCCCCGGCGCGCAAGCCCGAGCCCGCCGATACGCCTCGTCGGGCCGACGGCGCGAACACGCTGGTCCTGGTCGACGGGTCATCTTATCTGTACCGCGCCTTCCACGCCATGCCGAGCCTCACCAACTCCCGCGGCGAAGCGACCGGGGCGGTGTACGGCGTTACGAATATGCTGCGCAAGCTGCTCGCCGATTACGACCCCGCGTACGTCGCGGTCGTGTTCGACGCCAAGGGCAGGACGTTCCGCGACGACGTGTACCCCGAGTACAAGGCGAACCGGCCGCCCATGCCCGACGCCCTCTCGGCCCAGATCGAGCCGATTCACGAGATCGTGCGAGCCCTGGGCTTCCCCCTGCTGCAGATCGACAACGTGGAGGCGGACGACGTCATCGGAACGCTCGCCCGGCTCGCCGCGTCGCAGGGCATGAGCACGCTGGTGTCGACCGGCGACAAGGACATGACGCAGCTCGTGGACGGTCACGTGACGCTGGTCAACACGATGACCGGAACGGTCTACGATCGCGCGAAGGTCATCGAGAAGTTCGGCGTGCCGCCCGAGCGCATCATCGACTTCCTGGCGCTCGTCGGCGATTCGGTCGACAACATCCCCGGGGTGCCCGGTGTCGGTCCGAAGACCGCCGCCAGGTGGCTCGCGGAGCACGGCTCGCTCGAGGCCGTCATCGCCGGCGCCGCCGGGATTCCGGGCAAGGTCGGCGACAGCCTGCGCGCCGCCCTGCCCGTGCTGCCGCTCGCGCGCGAGCTCGCGACCATCAAGTGCGACGTCCCCCTCGCGCTCGGTCCCCGTGACTTGAAGCGACTGCCGCCGGACACCGCCCGCCTGCGCGAGCTCTACTCGCGGCTCGAGTTCAGGACCTGGCTCGCCGAGCTCGGCGGCGTCAATCCCCCGGCGTCGACGACGGTCCCGGGCGAACGAGCGTCGTACGAGACCGTGCTCGACCAAGCGGCGCTGGAACGCTGGCTCGAACGTCTCGCCGGCGCCGAGCTCTTCGCGCTCGGGACCGAGGCGACGAGCCCCGACGCGCCGCGCGCCGAGCTGGTCGGCATTGCCTTTACCGTTCGAGCGGGCGAAGGCGCCTACGTCCCGCTCGCGCACGCTTACCCCGGCGCGCCGGAGCAGCTCGACCGCGACGCGGTGCTCGCGCGGCTGAAGCCGCTGCTCGAAGACGAGCGCCGGAGCAAGGTGGGGCACAACCTCAAGTACGCCACGACCGTACTGGCGAACTGCGGCATCGCGCTGCGCGGCGTCGCTTACGATACGATGCTCGAGTCGTACGTGCTCGACTCGACGGCGTCGCGTCACGACATGGAGAGCCTCGCCCTCAAGTACCTCGGCTACAAGACGGTCAAGTACGAGGACGTCGCAGGCAAGGGAAAGGCGCAGATCAACTTCCGTGAAGTGGCGATCGAACAGGCCGCCGCTTATGCCGGCGAGGACGCCGACCTGACCCTGCGGCTGCACGCGTGTCTCTGGCCGCGTCTCGAGCAGAACCGGGCGCTCGTGACGCTCTTCCGCGAGCTCGAGCTCCCGCTGGTCGCCGTGCTTTCACGAATGGAACGAAACGGCGTGCGCATCGACGTCGAAATGCTGCGGCGCCAGAGCGGCGAGCTCGCGCACCGTATGCTCGAGATCGAGCGGGAAGCGCACTCCGCCGCCGGGCAACCCTTCAACCTCGACTCCCCGAAGCAGATCCAGGAGATCCTGTTCCGGAAGCTCGCGCTTCCGGTGCTGCGCAAGACGCCGACCGGCCAGCCCTCGACCGGAGAGGACGTGCTCGCCGAGCTGGCGCTCGACTACCCGCTGCCGCGCCTCATCCTGGAGTACCGGAGCCTCGCGAAGCTCAAGTCGACCTATACCGACAAGCTCCCCGAGATGATCAATCCCGCTACCGGCCGCGTGCACACCTGCTATCACCAGGCGGTCGCCGCAACGGGGCGGCTGTCGTCGTCGGATCCCAACCTCCAGAACATTCCCGTCCGCACGGCCGAAGGCCGGCGCATCCGCCAGGCCTTCGTTCCCGAACCGGGCTACCGCATCGTCTCGGCCGATTACTCGCAGATCGAGCTGCGCATCATGGCGCATCTCTCCGGCGACCCGGGCCTGATCCAGGCGTTCGCCGCCGGACAGGACATCCACCGGGCCACCGCCGCCGAGGTGTTCGGGCTGCCGCCCGACCAGGTACCGGACGAGATGCGGCGTGCGGCGAAGGCGATCAACTTCGGTCTGATCTACGGCATGTCGGCCTTCGGGCTGTCGCGACAGCTCAAGATCGATCGTGCGGCGGCACAGCAATATGTCGACCTTTACTTCGCGCGTTATCCGGGCGTGAAGGCCTTCATGGACCGGACGCGGGAGCAGGCGCGCACGCGGGGGTACGTGGAAACGCTCTTCGGACGCCGTCTCCATCTGCCCGACATCAACGCCCCGAACGTCTCTCGCCGGCAAGGCGCCGAGCGGGCGGCCATCAACGCGCCGATGCAGGGTACCGCCGCGGACCTGATCAAGCGCGCCATGCTGGCGGTCGATCGCTGGATAACCGAGAGCCGCGCGCCGGTGCGCATGATCATGCAGGTCCATGACGAACTGGTGTTCGAGGTCGCCGAGGGGTTCGTCGAAACTGCCATCGAGCGGGTCCGTGACGCCATGGCCACCGTGGCCACGCTCGAGGTTCCCCTCGTGGTGGACGTGGGTGTGGGAGCCAACTGGGACGAGGCCCATTAA
- a CDS encoding TRAP transporter large permease, whose protein sequence is MEWLALVMFGALVALLLFGYPVAFTLGAVALLFGIPALGVEFFNLLPLRIWGVMTNYTLLAVPLFVFMGVMLEKSGIAEDLLETMGLLFGGMRGGLTISIVAVGALLAATTGIVGATVVTMAVIALPAMLKHGYEPELSTGTIAAAGTLGQLIPPSVVLVLLGDAVGVPVGRLFAGALLPGLLLVGLFVVYVAAYTALRPAAGPPIDPARLRAPAHGLGRRVLLSLIPPAGLVLAVLGSIFFGVASPTESAALGALGATLLAAGHRRLTATNLTETMRSTMRLTSMVFVILVGATAFGLVFRGLGGDALVHRLMSGLPGEAWGFLAVSMTLVFVLGFFLDFLEILFIVVPVLAPIAQHLGVDPLWFAVLLAVNLQTSFLTPPFGFSLFYLKAAAPGEIRMSQIYRGVLPFVGLQLVTLLALLVFPALARWLPDLVDRLQGL, encoded by the coding sequence ATGGAGTGGCTCGCGCTCGTCATGTTCGGCGCCCTGGTGGCGCTGCTCCTCTTCGGCTACCCGGTCGCCTTCACGCTCGGCGCGGTGGCGCTCCTGTTCGGGATTCCCGCTCTCGGGGTCGAGTTCTTCAACCTGCTGCCGCTGCGTATCTGGGGGGTGATGACGAACTACACGCTCCTCGCGGTGCCCTTGTTCGTGTTCATGGGTGTGATGCTCGAGAAGTCGGGTATCGCCGAGGACCTGCTCGAGACGATGGGCCTCCTGTTCGGGGGCATGCGCGGGGGCCTCACGATCTCGATCGTGGCGGTGGGGGCGCTCCTTGCCGCCACGACGGGGATCGTCGGCGCGACCGTGGTCACGATGGCGGTGATCGCCCTGCCGGCGATGCTGAAGCACGGCTACGAGCCCGAGCTCTCGACCGGAACGATCGCGGCTGCCGGCACCCTCGGCCAGCTCATCCCACCGAGCGTCGTTTTGGTCCTGCTCGGGGATGCCGTCGGCGTGCCGGTCGGCCGCCTGTTCGCCGGGGCGCTGCTGCCCGGGCTGCTGCTCGTGGGGCTCTTCGTCGTCTACGTGGCGGCCTACACGGCGCTCCGTCCCGCGGCCGGGCCGCCGATCGATCCGGCCCGCCTGCGCGCGCCCGCGCACGGTCTCGGCCGGCGCGTGCTGCTCTCGCTCATTCCTCCGGCCGGGCTGGTTCTGGCCGTCCTGGGATCGATCTTCTTCGGCGTCGCTTCGCCGACGGAGTCGGCGGCGCTCGGAGCGCTCGGGGCGACGCTGCTCGCCGCCGGCCATCGCCGCCTCACGGCAACGAACCTCACCGAGACAATGCGCTCGACGATGCGCCTCACCAGCATGGTCTTCGTCATACTGGTCGGCGCGACCGCCTTCGGTCTGGTGTTTCGCGGGCTCGGCGGGGACGCCCTGGTGCACCGGTTGATGTCGGGGCTGCCCGGCGAGGCATGGGGGTTCCTCGCCGTGAGCATGACGCTCGTGTTCGTGCTCGGATTCTTCCTCGATTTTCTCGAAATCCTGTTCATCGTCGTGCCGGTGCTCGCGCCCATCGCGCAGCACCTCGGGGTGGATCCGCTGTGGTTCGCGGTGCTGCTCGCCGTGAACCTGCAGACCTCGTTCCTTACCCCGCCCTTCGGCTTCTCGCTCTTCTATCTCAAGGCGGCCGCGCCAGGCGAGATCCGGATGAGCCAGATCTACCGCGGTGTGCTTCCCTTCGTGGGACTGCAGCTCGTTACGCTGCTGGCGCTGCTGGTCTTCCCGGCGCTCGCGCGCTGGCTCCCGGACCTCGTGGACCGGCTGCAGGGACTGTGA
- a CDS encoding GGDEF domain-containing protein: MTAVWATAAIVGIAFLAELVITASLSAFGRLPQSASDFVLDALLLAALIAAPIYWLVLKPLRREYEKRVQAERRAEDLGQLAITDPLTRIMNRRGITVSVLDAMAQAERYGNPLAVAMADIDHFKQVNDTYGHEAGDKVLSEIASVLSESLRMPDKVGRYGGEEFLVVLPHTTLAQGRKIAERMRSAVGAWPFELGGKQTSVTISIGLTQFQKGEDLEQLLSRVDRALYQAKAGGRNLVVTEKIPARSASRA, translated from the coding sequence ATGACGGCGGTCTGGGCGACCGCGGCCATCGTTGGCATCGCGTTTCTCGCCGAGCTCGTGATTACGGCGAGCCTGTCCGCCTTCGGGCGTCTCCCGCAGTCCGCGTCGGACTTCGTCCTCGACGCGCTGCTCCTCGCCGCCCTCATCGCCGCACCGATCTACTGGCTGGTACTCAAGCCGCTGCGCCGCGAGTATGAAAAGCGCGTACAGGCCGAGCGGCGCGCCGAGGACCTGGGCCAGCTCGCCATCACCGACCCGCTGACGCGGATCATGAACCGCCGCGGCATCACCGTGAGCGTCCTCGACGCGATGGCGCAGGCGGAGCGCTACGGGAACCCGCTGGCGGTCGCGATGGCGGACATCGACCATTTCAAGCAGGTCAACGACACATACGGCCACGAGGCCGGGGACAAGGTGCTGTCCGAGATCGCCTCGGTGCTTTCCGAATCCCTCCGGATGCCGGACAAGGTCGGCCGTTACGGCGGAGAGGAGTTCCTGGTCGTGCTGCCTCATACCACGCTCGCGCAGGGACGCAAGATCGCCGAGCGCATGCGCTCCGCGGTGGGCGCCTGGCCGTTCGAGCTCGGCGGCAAACAGACGTCCGTGACGATCTCGATCGGCCTCACGCAGTTCCAGAAGGGCGAGGACCTCGAGCAGCTCCTTTCGCGCGTGGACCGGGCCCTCTACCAGGCGAAGGCCGGCGGACGCAACTTGGTGGTGACCGAAAAAATCCCCGCGCGCAGCGCCTCGCGTGCCTGA
- a CDS encoding TRAP transporter substrate-binding protein produces MERRDFMRLAGVAALAGAAAACDRREEPASTQEASKPATKLRWKLTTAWPPNFPIFHDGVTRFAREVEAMSGGRLHIDVYGGGELVPPLETFNAVSQGTVQMGHAAAYYWAGKVPAAQFFTTVPFGMNAQGVAAWLTSGGGLSLWEEIYKPFNLVPIPMGNTGVQMGGWFNKRIGRLEDLKGLRIRTPGLGGRVMASAGANPVLLPGAEIYTALERSTIDAAEWVGPYHDERMGLYRAAKYYYYPGWQEPGPVLELLVNSEAWAKLPDDLRLIVRAAAATVHNWIFAEFEAKNHEALQLLTTKYKVQIVPFPVEVLRALRSHAKAVLEDEAAKHADFKRVYEAYASFQSRHEAWSTLSEAAYMEALKS; encoded by the coding sequence ATGGAAAGACGCGACTTCATGCGCCTCGCGGGCGTCGCCGCGCTGGCCGGCGCGGCCGCGGCCTGCGATCGTCGCGAAGAGCCGGCCAGCACGCAGGAGGCGTCGAAACCCGCCACCAAACTCCGCTGGAAGCTCACCACCGCGTGGCCTCCCAATTTTCCGATCTTCCACGACGGCGTGACGCGGTTCGCACGAGAGGTCGAGGCGATGAGCGGCGGCCGACTGCATATCGACGTCTACGGCGGTGGGGAGCTTGTCCCGCCGCTCGAGACGTTCAACGCGGTTTCGCAGGGCACCGTGCAGATGGGCCACGCGGCGGCGTACTACTGGGCCGGCAAGGTGCCGGCGGCGCAGTTCTTCACCACCGTGCCGTTCGGCATGAACGCGCAGGGCGTGGCCGCCTGGCTGACCTCGGGCGGCGGCCTTTCGCTCTGGGAAGAGATCTACAAGCCGTTCAACCTGGTTCCGATCCCGATGGGCAACACCGGCGTGCAGATGGGCGGCTGGTTCAACAAGCGCATCGGGCGCCTCGAGGACCTGAAGGGCTTGCGGATAAGGACGCCCGGGCTCGGCGGGCGCGTGATGGCGAGCGCGGGTGCCAATCCGGTGCTGCTTCCCGGTGCGGAGATCTACACCGCCCTCGAGCGCAGCACGATCGACGCCGCGGAGTGGGTCGGTCCCTATCACGACGAGCGCATGGGGCTGTATCGCGCGGCGAAGTACTACTACTACCCAGGATGGCAGGAGCCGGGCCCCGTGCTCGAGCTGCTGGTGAACAGCGAAGCGTGGGCGAAGTTGCCGGACGACCTCCGGCTGATCGTGCGTGCGGCCGCCGCAACCGTGCACAACTGGATCTTTGCCGAATTCGAGGCGAAGAACCACGAGGCGCTGCAGCTGTTGACGACCAAGTACAAGGTTCAGATCGTTCCGTTTCCGGTCGAGGTCCTGCGCGCGCTGCGCAGCCATGCAAAGGCGGTGCTGGAAGACGAGGCGGCCAAACACGCCGACTTCAAACGGGTGTACGAAGCGTACGCCTCTTTCCAGTCGCGCCACGAAGCGTGGAGCACGCTGTCCGAAGCCGCCTACATGGAGGCGCTGAAGAGCTAG
- a CDS encoding TIGR00730 family Rossman fold protein encodes MPSGIMARESWKIFRIMAEFVEGFERLSQIQPSVSVFGSSRTPPGHPYYALTEEIGRKLSDAGFAVVSGGGPGLMEAANKGAFAGRSPSVGLNIHLPHEQAANPFHNVTLTFQHFFARKVMFVKYAKAYVVLPGGFGTLDELVEALTLVQTGKSVRMPIILVHRPFWSGLIDWFSRTLVAEGVISGEDLSLFAVVDTADEVLDAIFRFYERVGFEPSEEEQEIKLNL; translated from the coding sequence ATGCCTTCGGGCATCATGGCCCGCGAGTCCTGGAAGATCTTCCGGATCATGGCCGAGTTCGTGGAGGGATTCGAGCGGCTTTCGCAGATCCAGCCCTCGGTGAGCGTCTTCGGCTCTTCGCGCACGCCGCCCGGTCACCCCTATTATGCCCTGACCGAGGAGATCGGGCGAAAGCTGTCCGACGCGGGCTTCGCGGTGGTGAGCGGCGGAGGGCCGGGCCTCATGGAGGCGGCGAACAAGGGCGCGTTCGCCGGCCGGAGCCCGAGCGTCGGGCTGAACATCCACCTGCCTCACGAGCAGGCGGCCAATCCCTTCCACAACGTCACGCTCACCTTCCAGCACTTCTTCGCGCGCAAGGTGATGTTCGTGAAGTACGCGAAAGCGTACGTCGTGTTGCCGGGGGGCTTCGGCACACTCGACGAGCTCGTCGAGGCGCTGACGCTGGTCCAGACGGGGAAGAGCGTGCGCATGCCGATCATCCTCGTGCACCGGCCGTTCTGGAGCGGATTGATCGACTGGTTCAGCCGGACGCTCGTCGCCGAAGGCGTCATCAGTGGCGAGGACCTGAGCCTGTTCGCCGTGGTCGACACCGCGGACGAGGTGCTCGATGCCATCTTCCGCTTCTACGAGCGCGTGGGATTCGAGCCGTCGGAGGAAGAACAGGAGATCAAGCTGAACCTATGA
- a CDS encoding TRAP transporter small permease subunit, whose protein sequence is MPDYARRRSRLLRLANRLSLVAEYTGRAVAWLALLLVAVVCYDVAMRYVFHSGSIALQELAWHLYALLFLLGAAYTLKYDGHVRVDIVYQRLVPHTRAWIDLLGALLFLLPLCVLIVWTSVPFAYQAFVYGEGSPDVGGLPYRYVLKSAIPLGFALLALEGVAQAARALAALSERRG, encoded by the coding sequence GTGCCTGATTACGCCCGGCGCCGCTCGCGCCTGCTGCGCCTCGCAAACCGCCTCTCGCTCGTCGCCGAATACACCGGCCGCGCCGTCGCCTGGCTCGCCCTGCTGCTGGTCGCCGTCGTCTGCTACGACGTGGCCATGCGCTACGTGTTCCATAGCGGGTCGATCGCTCTGCAGGAACTCGCGTGGCATCTGTACGCGCTCCTCTTCCTGCTCGGCGCCGCCTACACGCTCAAATACGACGGGCACGTTCGCGTGGACATCGTGTACCAGCGTCTCGTGCCGCACACGCGCGCCTGGATCGACCTCCTTGGCGCGCTCCTCTTCCTGTTGCCCCTCTGCGTCCTGATCGTCTGGACTTCCGTGCCGTTCGCCTATCAGGCGTTTGTCTACGGGGAGGGCTCACCCGACGTCGGCGGCCTGCCGTACCGATACGTTCTGAAGAGCGCGATCCCGCTCGGCTTCGCGCTGTTGGCGCTCGAGGGGGTCGCACAGGCCGCACGGGCTCTGGCCGCGCTCAGCGAACGGCGCGGATAA